Proteins encoded in a region of the Trichosurus vulpecula isolate mTriVul1 chromosome 9, mTriVul1.pri, whole genome shotgun sequence genome:
- the IGFBP1 gene encoding LOW QUALITY PROTEIN: insulin-like growth factor-binding protein 1 (The sequence of the model RefSeq protein was modified relative to this genomic sequence to represent the inferred CDS: inserted 1 base in 1 codon) → MTRELYKARGQGARHKFPGSTEIFXLEPSLASLSVMTEALAPRCCPRRCRCPRLLLPVVLLAFQFHVLSAAAVSLKPLNCAPCTPEKLALCPAVPSDCPQLARQPGCGCCQTCALQLGDACGVYTARCGQGLSCRARPGEARPLHALTRGQGACIRTADVEGSHSSESSDTKDPLVPENTAPESAEMTQEQLLDNYHLIFPPIEERPILWNAISTYESIKSKKISDIKKWKEPCQRELYKVLDRLAKAQQKAGEEIYKFYLPNCNKNGFYHSKQCETSLEGEPVLCWCVYPWNGKKIPGSPELRGDPGCNRYFNLRN, encoded by the exons ATGACTCGAGAGCTTTATAAGGCCCGCGGCCAGGGAGCCCGGCATAAATTTCCGGGATCTACAGAAATCT TCCTAGAGCCTTCTCTCGCCTCTCTCTCGGTAATGACTGAAGCCTTGGCCCCGAGGTGCTGCCCTCGCCGCTGCCGCTGCCCTCGCCTTCTGCTCCCCGTGGTCCTGCTCGCCTTCCAGTTCCACGTGTTGTCCGCGGCCGCGGTGTCCCTGAAGCCCCTGAACTGTGCCCCCTGCACTCCGGAGAAGCTGGCCCTCTGCCCGGCCGTGCCCTCTGACTGCCCTCAGCTCGCTCGCCAACCCGGCTGTGGCTGCTGCCAGACGTGCGCCTTGCAGTTGGGCGATGCGTGCGGTGTGTACACGGCGCGTTGCGGTCAAGGGCTGAGCTGCCGGGCTCGCCCAGGTGAAGCCCGGCCCCTGCATGCTCTCACCCGGGGTCAGGGTGCCTGCATACGGACGGCTGACGTGGAAGGCTCCCACAGCTCCGAGTCTTCAG ATACTAAGGACCCTTTGGTTCCTGAAAACACAGCCCCAGAGAGTGCAGAAATGACGCAGGAGCAACTTTTGGATAATTATCACCTGATCTTTCCCCCGATTGAAGAAAGACCCATCCTTTGGAATGCCATCAGCACTTATGAAAGTATAAAATCCAAGAAAATCTCTGACATAAAGAAATGGAAG gaacCATGTCAAAGAGAACTCTACAAGGTGCTGGACAGATTAGCCAAAGCCCAACAGAAGGCAGGAGAAGAAATTTACAAGTTTTACCTTCCTAACTGCAACAAGAATGGATTTTATCACAGCAAGCAG TGTGAGACTTCTCTAGAAGGAGAACCTGTCCTCTGCTGGTGCGTCTACCCGTGGAATGGAAAAAAGATTCCTGGCTCACCAGAGCTAAGAGGAGACCCTGGCTGTAATCGCTATTTTAATTTGCGTAACTGA